In one window of Gymnogyps californianus isolate 813 chromosome 7, ASM1813914v2, whole genome shotgun sequence DNA:
- the LOC127018445 gene encoding aryl hydrocarbon receptor-like: MYAGRKRKKPVPKSPKPPPAEGVKSNPSKRHRDRLNQELNKLTGLLPFPEDVRTRLDKLSILRLAVGYLKAKSYLKATATNVGDCVLDQPRAPGGNRRMDPQVVGELFPEGELLLQALNGFVIAVTGDGYIFYISPTVQDYLGFHQSDLIYQSVYELIHADDRAAFRRQLHRAPVPDSTQHAADAFPTDQPLLAGCGATSSPQHLSPGKPSFVERSFTCRFRCLLDNSSGFLALNFRGRLKYLLGQEKSASDGSPLALFAIATLLQPLSILELRTKTLIFQTKHKLDFTPMACDSRGKVVLGYTETELCRRGSGYQFVHVADMMHCAENHVRMMKTGESGLTVFRLLTKKGGWVWVQANARLVYKAGKPDCIIARQRALSNEEGEEHLRKRNLQLPFSFATGEAVLYGNDLPEFLDSFQAKEELQTQANSHSKQRSVDPNSLLGAMMKQDASIYISHAGNAPQFSLPDLLAEPDGLSQNEEIGDAKEDSDSLLVVIKALFEKSEVDGNVCQTLQSQNADNAELQRWEEALLSLGAEEEPPAQEVGERLGTEVTSYAEQILLREDAGKSVDFPHCSASPCHAENSAAAHFQHCWATNSAFQAPPQPQAPAAQGQDAVVSLVSVTSEVSSAQPEQHVPFNPAGLVGGSVLDVPVSSSKSSVALQLANAGQVLQAEVTTSAPVADAVPDDQSQPGCKLVGLSCPPPLHSNTLVSRWHNVPVQANPANALGQSASPGGCPSEAWMAVAPKRLEAAGTHLESQTLLAGSPESPPLWLLPSQPAPCPAQSLHESLFSGAGDLHDEEAALPARASAPLGVSQLPGDGGFPKQPLTPHLEPSFSWEGEQAVLREDKRFTRCQPWLLQAGAAPRRCGGAGPVQQSGLLLGSSMGPSTHRTDHVVLPECQYGNSLFRHENNFFRDASKISLPQQLGALPCPSESHPGASHSSPGSVLRCSAALPAKVGAGMPPSSERGPGFPSASFVGGQPLCACEVQLKVRCEGCRT; the protein is encoded by the exons CCACAGCTACGAACGTTGGTGACTGCGTGCTGGATCAGCCCAGAGCCCCAGGAGGGAACAGACGAATGGACCCGCAGGTCGTCGGAGAGCTGTTTCCTGAGGGAGAACTGCTGCTCCAG GCACTCAATGGATTTGTCATCGCCGTGACCGGAGATGGCTACATCTTCTACATCTCCCCTACTGTGCAGGACTACCTGGGCTTTCATCAG TCGGATCTCATCTACCAGAGCGTCTACGAGCTGATCCACGCAGACGACAGAGCCGCCTTCCGCCGCCAGCTGCACAGGGCCCCGGTGCCCGACAGCACCCAGCACGCTGCCGATG CCTTTCCCACCGACCAGCCGCTGCTGGCTGGATGCGGCGCCACGTCCAGCCCACAGCACCTCAGCCCCGGGAAGCCCTCCTTCGTGGAGAGGAGCTTCACCTGCCGCTTCCGCTGCTTGCTGGATAACTCCTCGGGATTTCTG GCCTTGAATTTCCGCGGGCGCTTGAAGTATCTTCTCGGGCAGGAGAAGTCAGCGTCGGACGGGTCCCCACTTGCTCTCTTCGCCATCGCAACTCTCCTCCAGCCGCTCTCCATCCTGGAGCTTCGGACCAAGACGCTGATCTTCCAGACAAAGCACAAGCTGGACTTCACTCCCATGGCCTGTGATTCCCG GGGGAAGGTTGTCCTGGGGTACACGGAAACGGAGCTGTGCCGGAGGGGGTCCGGGTACCAGTTTGTGCACGTGGCCGACATGATGCACTGCGCGGAGAACCATGTCAGAA tgatgAAGACGGGGGAGAGCGGGCTGACGGTTTTCCGGCTGCTGACCAAGAAGGGCGGCTGGGTGTGGGTGCAGGCCAATGCCCGGCTGGTGTACAAAGCGGGCAAGCCCGACTGCATCATTGCCCGGCAGCGAGCCCTGTC GAACGAAGAAGGGGAGGAACATCTGCGGAAGAGAAACCTGCAGCTGCCTTTTAGCTTTGCCACGGGGGAAGCAGTCTTGTACGGGAATGACCTTCCTGAGTTCCTGGACTCCTTCCAGGCTAAGGAGGAGTTGCAGACACAAGCAAACTCCCACTCGAAGCAGCGCTCGGTAGACCCCAACTCTCTTCTTGGGGCCATGATGAAGCAGGACGCATCCATATACATCTCCCATGCTGGTAACGCGCCTCAGTTCTCCTTGCCAGATCTCCTCGCTGAGCCCGATGGACTGAGCCAGAATGAGGAAATCGGTGATGCCAAGGAGGACAGCGACTCCCTCCTGGTTGTTATCAAAGCCCTCTTCGAGAAGAGCGAGGTGGACGGAAACGTCTGCCAGACCCTCCAGAGCCAAAACGCGGACAACGCAGAGCTGCAGCGGTGGGAGGAGGCTCTGCTCAGCTTGGGTGCCGAGGAGGAGCCGCCCGCTCAGGAGGTTGGCGAGAGGCTAGGCACCGAGGTGACATCCTATGCGGAGCAGATCCTCCTCAGGGAGGATGCTGGGAAGAGCGTGGACTTCCCGCACTGCAGTGCGTCACCCTGCCATGCGGAAAACAGTGCTGCGGCTcatttccagcactgctgggcaACTAATTCGGCGTTTCAAGCCCCACCACAGCCCCAGGCGCCTGCTGCGCAAGGCCAAGACGCTGTGGTTTCTCTAGTCTCCGTTACATCTGAGGTCAGCTCTGCTCAACCAGAACAGCACGTCCCGTTTAACCCAGCCGGGCTGGTGGGAGGGTCAGTTCTGGATGTCCCGGTCTCTAGCAGCAAGTCCTCTGTAGCACTTCAGCTGGCAAACGCGGGACAAGTGCTTCAAGCAGAAGTTACCACCTCTGCTCCTGTAGCAGACGCTGTTCCTGATGATCAGAGCCAGCCCGGGTGCAAGCTGGTTGGCCTAAGCTGCCCACCTCCGTTGCACTCAAACACACTAGTGTCTCGGTGGCACAATGTCCCGGTCCAGGCAAACCCAGCTAATGCTTTGGGCCAGAGCGCTTCTCCTGGAGGTTGCCCATCGGAGGCTTGGATGGCCGTAGCTCCGAAACGCCTGGAAGCGGCAGGAACGCACCTGGAGTCACAAACTCTGCTGGCTGGCAGCCCCGAGAGCCCCCCGCTGTGGTTGCTGCCCTCCCAACCTGCTCCTTGCCCTGCACAGAGCTTGCATGAGTCCTTGTTCTCCGGGGCTGGGGACCTCCATGATGAGGAGGCTGCCCTCCCTGCACGAGCATCAGCACCCTTAGGAGTCAGCCAGCTGCCAGGGGACGGTGGCTTCCCCAAACAGCCCCTGACACCCCACCTAGAGCCCAGCTTTTcctgggaaggggagcaggCGGTGCTCCGAGAGGACAAGCGGTTCACGCGGTGCCAGCCGTGGCTCCTGCAGGCTGGGGCAGCTCCTCGGAGATGCGGTGGGGCAGGTCCGGTGCAACAGAGCGGACTACTGCTGGGGTCCAGCATGGGTCCCAGCACCCACCGGACGGACCACGTTGTGCTGCCTGAGTGCCAGTATGGAAATAGCCTTTTTAGACATGAGAACAACTTTTTTAGGGATGCCTCTAAAATatcccttccccagcagctgggcGCTTTGCCTTGCCCCAGCGAGAGCCACCCTGGAGCATCACATTCCTCACCGGGCTCGGTTTTGAGGTGctcagcagctctccctgcGAAGGTGGGTGCGGGAATGCCGCCCTCCTCCGAGCGGGGCCCTGGCTTCCCGTCAGCGTCCTTCGTGGGTGGGCAGCCGCTCTGTGCCTGCGAGGTCCAGCTCAAGGTGAGGTGCGAGGGCTGCAGGACCTGA
- the LOC127018172 gene encoding aryl hydrocarbon receptor-like, which yields MSPGPAMYAGRKRRKPVPRAVRPGPAEGGTSNPSKRHRERLNRELERLAGLLPFPEEVVAGLDKLSVLRLSAGYLRAKSFFSVALKNHGAKEAERDGDCSNGPAPGSAAVPEGELLLQALNGFVLVVTSEGLIFYSSHTIQDYLGFHQTDVMHQSVFELIHTEDQQEFRRNLHWALNPPHAPEGEPSPEAGKSLGSSAVAYKPDQLPPENSSFLERSFVCRFRCLLDNSSGFLALNLQGRLKFLHGQNKRSEDGSALPPQLALFAISTPLQPTSILQIRTKNMIFRTKHKLDFTPLACDAKGKIVLGYTEAELRTCGTGYQFIHAADMLYCAENHVRMMKTGESGLTVFRLLTKENHWKWVQANARLVYKNGKPEYIIVTQRPLVDEEGGEHLRKRSMHLPFTFATGEALLYQSAYPLPGFPDPFQSKGKTSKSKKTSHSHGGCSQKNSVDPSSLLGAVMRQDKAAYASRPAPAPNHSFSSSFVDHLEDVSLLDVGRDAWSMGAAPVSSRGDSLKKELVDLQQEDPLLATLDSLSIKSDESCSNNELFSALEGLGLNAEDLELLLLDEKMVMVNMDPDRTPSLNDCLASNEILSYIHATLVNKHDGGQQVCPLPGTSPSPRGGTATYQDRAENEDSQYLPQHVMQPGIAPGQPPAPLWEQPLHAVPGQLPLLLPELAEEEEPSDGSQRRPAGEEGLLRFLQPARGTPWDKAPGSPPGAPCPQEPPRARQLEGNFPAMHPTQEDARWSFSLPSQCPGRVGPPSQPKHRHLLMNGLCSRSPDSAPQLLPSSSPSPWQDYVSPLLASPAQPGFYGISEDLISQHQGCLGPGPGTPTVHFNLNGLCSMETVGSGGSQEEMAPYSSFFPLSSYQLIPEKQLSPVHSVPQHPFPSSAAGHVGSIGSSPETPVNSYGTYASTLSQESRHRPESGCVLPSSPMGPPGDRPVLGRSLAPPCQPHPRAEALPDHPHASSGDFCL from the exons ATGTCCCCGGGCCCGGCCATGTACGCGGGTCGCAAACGGAGGAAGCCGGTGCCCCGGGC GGTGCGGCCGGGGCCGGCCGAAGGCGGCACCTCCAACCCTTCCAAGCGGCACCGGGAGCGGCTGAACCGGGAGCTGGAGCGGCTGGCCGGGCTGCTGCCCTTCCCCGAGGAGGTGGTGGCCGGGCTGGACAAGCTGTCGGTCCTGCGGCTCAGCGCCGGCTACCTCCGCGCCAAGAGCTTCTTCAGCG TTGCTCTAAAGAATCACGGTGCTAAAGAAGCGGAGAGAGATGGAGACTGCAGCAACGGACCAGCTCCGGGCTCGGCAGCGGTACCGGAGGGCGAGCTGCTCCTACAG GCGCTCAACGGCTTCGTGCTGGTGGTGACATCGGAAGGACTGATATTTTACTCCTCGCATACAATTCAGGACTATCTGGGATTTCATCAG aCGGATGTCATGCACCAGAGCGTCTTCGAGCTGATCCACACGGAGGACCAGCAGGAATTCAGACGCAACCTCCACTGGGCCCTCAACCCACCCCACGCTCCCGAGGGTGAGCCTTCTCCAGAAG CAGGGAAGAGTCTCGGCTCTTCTGCTGTCGCCTACAAGCCGGATCAGCTGCCCCCAGAAAACTCCTCCTTCCTGGAAAGGAGCTTCGTGTGCCGCTTTCGCTGCCTCCTGGATAATTCCTCCGGCTTCCTG gcTTTAAACCTTCAAGGCAGGCTGAAATTCCTTCACGGGCAGAACAAAAGGTCTGAAGACGGGTCTGCACTGCCACCCCAGCTTGCTCTCTTCGCTATCTCCACCCCCTTGCAGCCCACGTCCATCCTGCAGATCCGAACCAAGAACATGATCTTCAGGACGAAGCACAAGCTGGACTTCACCCCCTTGGCATGCGATGCCAA GGGGAAGATCGTTTTGGGCTACACCGAGGCGGAGCTGCGGACGTGCGGCACCGGCTACCAGTTCATCCACGCTGCCGACATGCTGTACTGTGCCGAGAACCATGTCAGGA TGATGAAGACGGGCGAGAGCGGCCTGACGGTCTTCCGCCTGCTGACAAAGGAGAATCACTGGAAGTGGGTGCAGGCCAACGCACGGCTCGTCTACAAGAATGGCAAGCCCGAGTACATCATTGTCACGCAGAGACCCCTCGT agatgaagaaggaggagagcacCTTCGGAAACGGTCCATGCATCTTCCCTTTACCTTTGCTACAGGAGAGGCGCTCTTATACCAAAGCGCTTACCCTCTCCCGGGCTTCCCTGACCCTTTCCAGAGCAAAGGGAAAACCAGCAAGTCCAAGAAGACCTCCCACAGCCATGGAGGGTGCTCCCAGAAGAATAGCGTTGACCCCAGTTCTCTGCTGGGCGCTGTGATGCGACAGGACAAGGCGGCGTACGCCTCCCGTCCAGCTCCCGCACCTAACCactccttcagcagcagttttgtgGACCACCTCGAGGACGTGTCCTTGCTGGATGTAGGAAGAGATGCCTGGAGTATGGGCGCTGCTCCAGTTTCTTCAAGGGGGGACAGCCTCAAAAAGGAGCTGGTGGATTTGCAGCAGGAGGACCCTCTCTTGGCCACCCTGGACTCGCTCTCAATTAAGAGTGACGAGAGCTGTTCCAACAACGAGCTCTTCAGTGCACTGGAGGGCCTGGGGTTGAATGCTGAGGACCtggagctcctgctgctggatgaGAAAATGGTGATGGTCAATATGGACCCGGACCGCACGCCGTCCCTGAACGACTGCCTCGCCAGCAACGAGATTCTCTCCTACATCCATGCCACTCTGGTGAACAAGCACGACGGAGGACAACAGGTCTGTCCCCTGCCAGGCACATCCCCGAGCCCACGTGGAGGCACTGCTACGTACCAGGACCGTGCGGAGAATGAGGACTCGCAGTACCTGCCCCAGCATGTGATGCAGCCCGGCATCGCCCCGGGCCAGCCCCCTGCTCCGCTGTGGGAACAGCCCCTCCACGCTGTGCCGGGGCAgctgcccctgctgctgccagagctggctgaggaggaagagCCGTCCGATGGCTCACAGCGGAGgccagctggggaggagggtcTGCTCCGCTTCCTCCAACCGGCACGGGGCACCCCGTGGGACAAGGCACCCGGCTCACCCCCAGGAGCCCCCTGCCCGCAGGAGCCACCCAGGGCTCGGCAGCTGGAGGGTAACTTCCCGGCCATGCATCCCACCCAAGAGGATGCTCGCTGgtccttctccctgcccagccagTGCCCGGGCCGCGTGGGACCACCCAGCCAGCCGAAACACCGTCACTTGCTGATGAACGGGTTGTGCAGCCGCAGCCCTGACTCCGCTCCACAactccttcccagcagcagccccagcccgtGGCAGGACTACGTTTCCCCACTCCTGGCATCCCCAGCTCAGCCTGGTTTTTATGGCATCAGCGAAGACTTGATCTCCCAGCACCAGGGCTGCTTGGGTCCAGGGCCCGGCACACCGACAGTACACTTTAACCTGAACGGATTATGCAGCATGGAAACTGTGGGCAGCGGGGGGTCCCAGGAAGAGATGGCTCCATACtccagttttttccccctctcctcatACCAGCTTATTCCCGAAAAGCAGCTGAGCCCTGTTCACTCTGTGCCCCAGCACCCTTTTCCAAGCTCAGCTGCAGGGCACGTCGGGAGCATCGGCAGCTCACCGGAGACTCCCGTGAACTCCTACGGGACGTATGCCTCCACGCTAAGCCAGGAGAGCAGGCACAGG CCTGAAAGCGGCTGTGTTTTGCCCAGCTCTCCCATGGGACCCCCCGGAGACCGCCCGGTGCTGGGCAGGAGCCTGGCTCCCCCCTGCCAGCCGCACCCCCGGGCAGAAGCGCTGCCAGATCACCCTCATGCCTCCAGCGGTGACTTCTGTCTCTAG